Proteins from one Primulina huaijiensis isolate GDHJ02 chromosome 18, ASM1229523v2, whole genome shotgun sequence genomic window:
- the LOC140965150 gene encoding uncharacterized protein isoform X5, giving the protein MIISESRVSRRWNDQIIRPGAQASSLWQMWREIEGEDVDVVSHSLKSIPRKSNGSDSDCLSTTTSIGQGRDSGDDISEDADENQNRAINGSKMEHEDHICVISEQSSDLGDTAREKVRLIFRSWMNSSAKSHSPNILRIGKNSGPQYLGENECRRVRIIREWVQTNVEPSSCGSPRDGSSEVGSQIEQVREGLVINPEMGSTQRSIRRLCGRQTLIDLLLRARSERERELLRMLEQKSVSGFAHRNRIQALLRGRFLQNKRLIPNEKPSCSVATELGLLRQSTVSDLREGFLSKLDNSSHPSANSVATDHTLADKSNSQSESICKEGEVTEIFPASHQESALGSNQSHWDSEVQASEVDLPVLTSRRNIREGSISRVDSQQDRVLECERAIGSDIECVHIRYGKSNRITCNEGPSLENEDINQSEFTEVFHEDELRSGRSEIYESINYTANLGQNGSAEIDYQGASSLQEVVQEYGVISFLEDSADPWFRQTPHNNFVEQEQMQESRENRVGHDLQVGADISFDMPSNEIRASIEGIDGFYFHEDDNIHRKELRELFSRRRVSGLLGSDFRESLNRVLQSHAQRLSHVSNDWELGNPSSSSVFIKQEPAQQIGDQNSNNDLHIGNWTHGSNQSLGTDNWEVENELRNEMANSEVVNELRNDIAMLQQRMNNMQSMLEACMDMQIEIQCFIRQDVSSISNRSFVSTVLPSNADSTEYDFFNEESQWNLIKRGICCLCRVTKISSLLYRCGHMCLCSRCAENLVQKMGKCPICQAPVVEAVRADFIQ; this is encoded by the exons ATGATCATCAGCG AGTCTCGAGTTTCAAGACGGTGGAATGATCAAATTATTAGGCCTGGCGCGCAGGCATCTTCTCTCTGGCAGATGTGGCGGGAGATTGAGGGTGAGGATGTGGACGTGGTGAGCCATTCTCTTAAGTCTATACCACGGAAAAGCAATGGTTCTGATTCTGACTGCTTAAGTACCACAACATCGATCGGACAAGGGCGTGATAGTGGGGATGATATATCCGAAGATGCCGATGAGAATCAGAACCGAGCCATAAATGGTTCGAAGATGGAGCATGAGGATCATATTTGTGTCATATCAGAACAATCTAGTGACTTGGGAGACACTGCACGAGAAAAAGTTAGACTAATTTTTCGTTCGTGGATGAATAGCAGTGCTAAGAGCCATTCACCTAACATACTACGTATAGGGAAGAACTCAGGGCCACAATATCTTGGGGAGAATGAGTGTCGAAGGGTGAGAATCATAAGAGAATGGGTGCAGACGAATGTCGAGCCGAGTAGCTGTGGCTCCCCTAGAGATGGATCATCTGAAGTTGGTTCTCAAATCGAGCAGGTGCGAGAAGGGTTGGTGATTAATCCTGAGATGGGCAGCACACAGAGGTCTATTAGGAGATTATGTGGTAGACAAACTCTTATTGATCTTCTTCTTAGAGCTCGGAGCGAAAGGGAAAGGGAACTTTTAAGAATGTTGGAGCAGAAATCAGTGTCAGGTTTTGCTCATCGTAATCGTATTCAG GCATTGCTTAGAGGTAGGTTCCTACAGAACAAAAGATTAATCCCAAACGAGAAACCATCTTGCTCGGTCGCAACAGAACTGGGATTGCTTAGGCAAAGTACAGTTTCTGATTTGAG GGAGGGATTTCTCTCCAAATTGGACAATTCTTCTCACCCCTCAGCAAACAGTGTTGCAACAGATCACACTTTAGCTGATAAAAGTAATTCTCAATCCGAGTCGATATGTAAGGAAGGGGAGGTCACTGAGATTTTTCCAGCATCACACCAGGAAAGTGCATTAGGTAGTAACCAGAGTCATTGGGATTCTGAGGTACAAGCATCTGAAGTAGATCTGCCTGTTTTGACCAGTAGGAGAAACATTCGAGAAGGTAGCATTTCCAGGGTTGATAGCCAACAGGATCGGGTTTTGGAATGTGAGCGAGCAATAGGGTCTGACATTGAGTGTGTTCATATTAGGTATGGTAAATCAAACCGTATCACTTGCAATGAAGGACCGTCATTAGAAAATGAGGATATTAACCAAAGTGAATTTACTGAAGTTTTTCATGAAGATGAACTTAGAAGTGGGAGGAGTGAAATATATGAATCCATTAATTATACCGCTAACTTGGGAcaaaatggaagtgcagaaattGATTATCAAGGTGCTTCATCACTTCAGGAAGTGGTCCAAGAATATGGCGTCATAAGTTTTCTGGAAGATTCTGCTGATCCGTGGTTTCGACAAACACCACATAATAATTTTGTAGAGCAAGAACAAATGCAAGAATCACGTGAAAATCGGGTAGGTCACGATTTGCAAGTTGGTGCTGATATCTCGTTCGATATGCCTTCCAATGAGATCAGAGCATCCATCGAAGGAATTGATGGGTTTTATTTTCATGAGGATGATAATATCCACAGGAAGGAACTTAGGGAACTTTTTAGCAG GAGACGTGTCTCAGGTCTTCTTGGAAGTGATTTTCGAGAGAGCTTAAACCGTGTCCTACAATCCCATGCCCAAAGGCTAAGTCATGTATCTAATGATTGGGAACTGGGCAATCCATCATCTTCTTCTGTCTTTATTAAGCAAGAACCAGCACAACAAATCGGTgatcaaaattcaaataatgattTGCACATTGGAAATTGGACACATGGCTCAAATCAGAGCTTGGGAACC GACAATTGGGAGGTCGAAAATGAGTTGAGAAACGAAATGGCCAATTCGGAGGTTGTAAATGAATTGAGAAATGACATAGCTATGCTTCAACAGAGGATGAACAACATGCAAAGCATGCTAGAAGCATGCATGGACATGCAAATAGAGATTCAATGTTTCATACGCCAAGATGTTTCCTCTATATCAAATAGGTCTTTCGTTTCCACAG TTTTACCATCGAATGCAGACTCAACGGAGTACGACTTTTTTAACGAGGAGTCTCAATGGAATCTCATAAAGAGAGGAATTTGCTGCCTATGCCGTGTTACCAAAATCAGTTCATTGTTGTACAG GTGTGGGCACATGTGCCTTTGTTCAAGATGCGCAGAGAATTTGGTCCAGAAAATGGGAAAGTGTCCAATATGTCAAGCTCCCGTAGTTGAGGCCGTTCGAGCTGATTTCATCCAGTGA
- the LOC140965150 gene encoding uncharacterized protein isoform X2, translating into MIISGEMSTFTADEAESRVSRRWNDQIIRPGAQASSLWQMWREIEGEDVDVVSHSLKSIPRKSNGSDSDCLSTTTSIGQGRDSGDDISEDADENQNRAINGSKMEHEDHICVISEQSSDLGDTAREKVRLIFRSWMNSSAKSHSPNILRIGKNSGPQYLGENECRRVRIIREWVQTNVEPSSCGSPRDGSSEVGSQIEQVREGLVINPEMGSTQRSIRRLCGRQTLIDLLLRARSERERELLRMLEQKSVSGFAHRNRIQALLRGRFLQNKRLIPNEKPSCSVATELGLLRQSTVSDLREGFLSKLDNSSHPSANSVATDHTLADKSNSQSESICKEGEVTEIFPASHQESALGSNQSHWDSEVQASEVDLPVLTSRRNIREGSISRVDSQQDRVLECERAIGSDIECVHIRYGKSNRITCNEGPSLENEDINQSEFTEVFHEDELRSGRSEIYESINYTANLGQNGSAEIDYQGASSLQEVVQEYGVISFLEDSADPWFRQTPHNNFVEQEQMQESRENRVGHDLQVGADISFDMPSNEIRASIEGIDGFYFHEDDNIHRKELRELFSRRRVSGLLGSDFRESLNRVLQSHAQRLSHVSNDWELGNPSSSSVFIKQEPAQQIGDQNSNNDLHIGNWTHGSNQSLGTDNWEVENELRNEMANSEVVNELRNDIAMLQQRMNNMQSMLEACMDMQIEIQCFIRQDVSSISNRSFVSTVLPSNADSTEYDFFNEESQWNLIKRGICCLCRVTKISSLLYRCGHMCLCSRCAENLVQKMGKCPICQAPVVEAVRADFIQ; encoded by the exons ATGATCATCAGCGGTGAGATGTCAACTTTCACTGCCGATG AGGCAGAGTCTCGAGTTTCAAGACGGTGGAATGATCAAATTATTAGGCCTGGCGCGCAGGCATCTTCTCTCTGGCAGATGTGGCGGGAGATTGAGGGTGAGGATGTGGACGTGGTGAGCCATTCTCTTAAGTCTATACCACGGAAAAGCAATGGTTCTGATTCTGACTGCTTAAGTACCACAACATCGATCGGACAAGGGCGTGATAGTGGGGATGATATATCCGAAGATGCCGATGAGAATCAGAACCGAGCCATAAATGGTTCGAAGATGGAGCATGAGGATCATATTTGTGTCATATCAGAACAATCTAGTGACTTGGGAGACACTGCACGAGAAAAAGTTAGACTAATTTTTCGTTCGTGGATGAATAGCAGTGCTAAGAGCCATTCACCTAACATACTACGTATAGGGAAGAACTCAGGGCCACAATATCTTGGGGAGAATGAGTGTCGAAGGGTGAGAATCATAAGAGAATGGGTGCAGACGAATGTCGAGCCGAGTAGCTGTGGCTCCCCTAGAGATGGATCATCTGAAGTTGGTTCTCAAATCGAGCAGGTGCGAGAAGGGTTGGTGATTAATCCTGAGATGGGCAGCACACAGAGGTCTATTAGGAGATTATGTGGTAGACAAACTCTTATTGATCTTCTTCTTAGAGCTCGGAGCGAAAGGGAAAGGGAACTTTTAAGAATGTTGGAGCAGAAATCAGTGTCAGGTTTTGCTCATCGTAATCGTATTCAG GCATTGCTTAGAGGTAGGTTCCTACAGAACAAAAGATTAATCCCAAACGAGAAACCATCTTGCTCGGTCGCAACAGAACTGGGATTGCTTAGGCAAAGTACAGTTTCTGATTTGAG GGAGGGATTTCTCTCCAAATTGGACAATTCTTCTCACCCCTCAGCAAACAGTGTTGCAACAGATCACACTTTAGCTGATAAAAGTAATTCTCAATCCGAGTCGATATGTAAGGAAGGGGAGGTCACTGAGATTTTTCCAGCATCACACCAGGAAAGTGCATTAGGTAGTAACCAGAGTCATTGGGATTCTGAGGTACAAGCATCTGAAGTAGATCTGCCTGTTTTGACCAGTAGGAGAAACATTCGAGAAGGTAGCATTTCCAGGGTTGATAGCCAACAGGATCGGGTTTTGGAATGTGAGCGAGCAATAGGGTCTGACATTGAGTGTGTTCATATTAGGTATGGTAAATCAAACCGTATCACTTGCAATGAAGGACCGTCATTAGAAAATGAGGATATTAACCAAAGTGAATTTACTGAAGTTTTTCATGAAGATGAACTTAGAAGTGGGAGGAGTGAAATATATGAATCCATTAATTATACCGCTAACTTGGGAcaaaatggaagtgcagaaattGATTATCAAGGTGCTTCATCACTTCAGGAAGTGGTCCAAGAATATGGCGTCATAAGTTTTCTGGAAGATTCTGCTGATCCGTGGTTTCGACAAACACCACATAATAATTTTGTAGAGCAAGAACAAATGCAAGAATCACGTGAAAATCGGGTAGGTCACGATTTGCAAGTTGGTGCTGATATCTCGTTCGATATGCCTTCCAATGAGATCAGAGCATCCATCGAAGGAATTGATGGGTTTTATTTTCATGAGGATGATAATATCCACAGGAAGGAACTTAGGGAACTTTTTAGCAG GAGACGTGTCTCAGGTCTTCTTGGAAGTGATTTTCGAGAGAGCTTAAACCGTGTCCTACAATCCCATGCCCAAAGGCTAAGTCATGTATCTAATGATTGGGAACTGGGCAATCCATCATCTTCTTCTGTCTTTATTAAGCAAGAACCAGCACAACAAATCGGTgatcaaaattcaaataatgattTGCACATTGGAAATTGGACACATGGCTCAAATCAGAGCTTGGGAACC GACAATTGGGAGGTCGAAAATGAGTTGAGAAACGAAATGGCCAATTCGGAGGTTGTAAATGAATTGAGAAATGACATAGCTATGCTTCAACAGAGGATGAACAACATGCAAAGCATGCTAGAAGCATGCATGGACATGCAAATAGAGATTCAATGTTTCATACGCCAAGATGTTTCCTCTATATCAAATAGGTCTTTCGTTTCCACAG TTTTACCATCGAATGCAGACTCAACGGAGTACGACTTTTTTAACGAGGAGTCTCAATGGAATCTCATAAAGAGAGGAATTTGCTGCCTATGCCGTGTTACCAAAATCAGTTCATTGTTGTACAG GTGTGGGCACATGTGCCTTTGTTCAAGATGCGCAGAGAATTTGGTCCAGAAAATGGGAAAGTGTCCAATATGTCAAGCTCCCGTAGTTGAGGCCGTTCGAGCTGATTTCATCCAGTGA
- the LOC140965150 gene encoding uncharacterized protein isoform X4 → MIISGEMSTFTADESRVSRRWNDQIIRPGAQASSLWQMWREIEGEDVDVVSHSLKSIPRKSNGSDSDCLSTTTSIGQGRDSGDDISEDADENQNRAINGSKMEHEDHICVISEQSSDLGDTAREKVRLIFRSWMNSSAKSHSPNILRIGKNSGPQYLGENECRRVRIIREWVQTNVEPSSCGSPRDGSSEVGSQIEQVREGLVINPEMGSTQRSIRRLCGRQTLIDLLLRARSERERELLRMLEQKSVSGFAHRNRIQALLRGRFLQNKRLIPNEKPSCSVATELGLLRQSTVSDLREGFLSKLDNSSHPSANSVATDHTLADKSNSQSESICKEGEVTEIFPASHQESALGSNQSHWDSEVQASEVDLPVLTSRRNIREGSISRVDSQQDRVLECERAIGSDIECVHIRYGKSNRITCNEGPSLENEDINQSEFTEVFHEDELRSGRSEIYESINYTANLGQNGSAEIDYQGASSLQEVVQEYGVISFLEDSADPWFRQTPHNNFVEQEQMQESRENRVGHDLQVGADISFDMPSNEIRASIEGIDGFYFHEDDNIHRKELRELFSRRRVSGLLGSDFRESLNRVLQSHAQRLSHVSNDWELGNPSSSSVFIKQEPAQQIGDQNSNNDLHIGNWTHGSNQSLGTDNWEVENELRNEMANSEVVNELRNDIAMLQQRMNNMQSMLEACMDMQIEIQCFIRQDVSSISNRSFVSTVLPSNADSTEYDFFNEESQWNLIKRGICCLCRVTKISSLLYRCGHMCLCSRCAENLVQKMGKCPICQAPVVEAVRADFIQ, encoded by the exons ATGATCATCAGCGGTGAGATGTCAACTTTCACTGCCGATG AGTCTCGAGTTTCAAGACGGTGGAATGATCAAATTATTAGGCCTGGCGCGCAGGCATCTTCTCTCTGGCAGATGTGGCGGGAGATTGAGGGTGAGGATGTGGACGTGGTGAGCCATTCTCTTAAGTCTATACCACGGAAAAGCAATGGTTCTGATTCTGACTGCTTAAGTACCACAACATCGATCGGACAAGGGCGTGATAGTGGGGATGATATATCCGAAGATGCCGATGAGAATCAGAACCGAGCCATAAATGGTTCGAAGATGGAGCATGAGGATCATATTTGTGTCATATCAGAACAATCTAGTGACTTGGGAGACACTGCACGAGAAAAAGTTAGACTAATTTTTCGTTCGTGGATGAATAGCAGTGCTAAGAGCCATTCACCTAACATACTACGTATAGGGAAGAACTCAGGGCCACAATATCTTGGGGAGAATGAGTGTCGAAGGGTGAGAATCATAAGAGAATGGGTGCAGACGAATGTCGAGCCGAGTAGCTGTGGCTCCCCTAGAGATGGATCATCTGAAGTTGGTTCTCAAATCGAGCAGGTGCGAGAAGGGTTGGTGATTAATCCTGAGATGGGCAGCACACAGAGGTCTATTAGGAGATTATGTGGTAGACAAACTCTTATTGATCTTCTTCTTAGAGCTCGGAGCGAAAGGGAAAGGGAACTTTTAAGAATGTTGGAGCAGAAATCAGTGTCAGGTTTTGCTCATCGTAATCGTATTCAG GCATTGCTTAGAGGTAGGTTCCTACAGAACAAAAGATTAATCCCAAACGAGAAACCATCTTGCTCGGTCGCAACAGAACTGGGATTGCTTAGGCAAAGTACAGTTTCTGATTTGAG GGAGGGATTTCTCTCCAAATTGGACAATTCTTCTCACCCCTCAGCAAACAGTGTTGCAACAGATCACACTTTAGCTGATAAAAGTAATTCTCAATCCGAGTCGATATGTAAGGAAGGGGAGGTCACTGAGATTTTTCCAGCATCACACCAGGAAAGTGCATTAGGTAGTAACCAGAGTCATTGGGATTCTGAGGTACAAGCATCTGAAGTAGATCTGCCTGTTTTGACCAGTAGGAGAAACATTCGAGAAGGTAGCATTTCCAGGGTTGATAGCCAACAGGATCGGGTTTTGGAATGTGAGCGAGCAATAGGGTCTGACATTGAGTGTGTTCATATTAGGTATGGTAAATCAAACCGTATCACTTGCAATGAAGGACCGTCATTAGAAAATGAGGATATTAACCAAAGTGAATTTACTGAAGTTTTTCATGAAGATGAACTTAGAAGTGGGAGGAGTGAAATATATGAATCCATTAATTATACCGCTAACTTGGGAcaaaatggaagtgcagaaattGATTATCAAGGTGCTTCATCACTTCAGGAAGTGGTCCAAGAATATGGCGTCATAAGTTTTCTGGAAGATTCTGCTGATCCGTGGTTTCGACAAACACCACATAATAATTTTGTAGAGCAAGAACAAATGCAAGAATCACGTGAAAATCGGGTAGGTCACGATTTGCAAGTTGGTGCTGATATCTCGTTCGATATGCCTTCCAATGAGATCAGAGCATCCATCGAAGGAATTGATGGGTTTTATTTTCATGAGGATGATAATATCCACAGGAAGGAACTTAGGGAACTTTTTAGCAG GAGACGTGTCTCAGGTCTTCTTGGAAGTGATTTTCGAGAGAGCTTAAACCGTGTCCTACAATCCCATGCCCAAAGGCTAAGTCATGTATCTAATGATTGGGAACTGGGCAATCCATCATCTTCTTCTGTCTTTATTAAGCAAGAACCAGCACAACAAATCGGTgatcaaaattcaaataatgattTGCACATTGGAAATTGGACACATGGCTCAAATCAGAGCTTGGGAACC GACAATTGGGAGGTCGAAAATGAGTTGAGAAACGAAATGGCCAATTCGGAGGTTGTAAATGAATTGAGAAATGACATAGCTATGCTTCAACAGAGGATGAACAACATGCAAAGCATGCTAGAAGCATGCATGGACATGCAAATAGAGATTCAATGTTTCATACGCCAAGATGTTTCCTCTATATCAAATAGGTCTTTCGTTTCCACAG TTTTACCATCGAATGCAGACTCAACGGAGTACGACTTTTTTAACGAGGAGTCTCAATGGAATCTCATAAAGAGAGGAATTTGCTGCCTATGCCGTGTTACCAAAATCAGTTCATTGTTGTACAG GTGTGGGCACATGTGCCTTTGTTCAAGATGCGCAGAGAATTTGGTCCAGAAAATGGGAAAGTGTCCAATATGTCAAGCTCCCGTAGTTGAGGCCGTTCGAGCTGATTTCATCCAGTGA
- the LOC140965150 gene encoding uncharacterized protein isoform X1 — protein sequence MTVAGLHTVSTFVPFFEEAESRVSRRWNDQIIRPGAQASSLWQMWREIEGEDVDVVSHSLKSIPRKSNGSDSDCLSTTTSIGQGRDSGDDISEDADENQNRAINGSKMEHEDHICVISEQSSDLGDTAREKVRLIFRSWMNSSAKSHSPNILRIGKNSGPQYLGENECRRVRIIREWVQTNVEPSSCGSPRDGSSEVGSQIEQVREGLVINPEMGSTQRSIRRLCGRQTLIDLLLRARSERERELLRMLEQKSVSGFAHRNRIQALLRGRFLQNKRLIPNEKPSCSVATELGLLRQSTVSDLREGFLSKLDNSSHPSANSVATDHTLADKSNSQSESICKEGEVTEIFPASHQESALGSNQSHWDSEVQASEVDLPVLTSRRNIREGSISRVDSQQDRVLECERAIGSDIECVHIRYGKSNRITCNEGPSLENEDINQSEFTEVFHEDELRSGRSEIYESINYTANLGQNGSAEIDYQGASSLQEVVQEYGVISFLEDSADPWFRQTPHNNFVEQEQMQESRENRVGHDLQVGADISFDMPSNEIRASIEGIDGFYFHEDDNIHRKELRELFSRRRVSGLLGSDFRESLNRVLQSHAQRLSHVSNDWELGNPSSSSVFIKQEPAQQIGDQNSNNDLHIGNWTHGSNQSLGTDNWEVENELRNEMANSEVVNELRNDIAMLQQRMNNMQSMLEACMDMQIEIQCFIRQDVSSISNRSFVSTVLPSNADSTEYDFFNEESQWNLIKRGICCLCRVTKISSLLYRCGHMCLCSRCAENLVQKMGKCPICQAPVVEAVRADFIQ from the exons ATGACTGTTGCTGGATTGCACACTGTATCAACTTTTGTTCCTTTCTTCGAAGAGGCAGAGTCTCGAGTTTCAAGACGGTGGAATGATCAAATTATTAGGCCTGGCGCGCAGGCATCTTCTCTCTGGCAGATGTGGCGGGAGATTGAGGGTGAGGATGTGGACGTGGTGAGCCATTCTCTTAAGTCTATACCACGGAAAAGCAATGGTTCTGATTCTGACTGCTTAAGTACCACAACATCGATCGGACAAGGGCGTGATAGTGGGGATGATATATCCGAAGATGCCGATGAGAATCAGAACCGAGCCATAAATGGTTCGAAGATGGAGCATGAGGATCATATTTGTGTCATATCAGAACAATCTAGTGACTTGGGAGACACTGCACGAGAAAAAGTTAGACTAATTTTTCGTTCGTGGATGAATAGCAGTGCTAAGAGCCATTCACCTAACATACTACGTATAGGGAAGAACTCAGGGCCACAATATCTTGGGGAGAATGAGTGTCGAAGGGTGAGAATCATAAGAGAATGGGTGCAGACGAATGTCGAGCCGAGTAGCTGTGGCTCCCCTAGAGATGGATCATCTGAAGTTGGTTCTCAAATCGAGCAGGTGCGAGAAGGGTTGGTGATTAATCCTGAGATGGGCAGCACACAGAGGTCTATTAGGAGATTATGTGGTAGACAAACTCTTATTGATCTTCTTCTTAGAGCTCGGAGCGAAAGGGAAAGGGAACTTTTAAGAATGTTGGAGCAGAAATCAGTGTCAGGTTTTGCTCATCGTAATCGTATTCAG GCATTGCTTAGAGGTAGGTTCCTACAGAACAAAAGATTAATCCCAAACGAGAAACCATCTTGCTCGGTCGCAACAGAACTGGGATTGCTTAGGCAAAGTACAGTTTCTGATTTGAG GGAGGGATTTCTCTCCAAATTGGACAATTCTTCTCACCCCTCAGCAAACAGTGTTGCAACAGATCACACTTTAGCTGATAAAAGTAATTCTCAATCCGAGTCGATATGTAAGGAAGGGGAGGTCACTGAGATTTTTCCAGCATCACACCAGGAAAGTGCATTAGGTAGTAACCAGAGTCATTGGGATTCTGAGGTACAAGCATCTGAAGTAGATCTGCCTGTTTTGACCAGTAGGAGAAACATTCGAGAAGGTAGCATTTCCAGGGTTGATAGCCAACAGGATCGGGTTTTGGAATGTGAGCGAGCAATAGGGTCTGACATTGAGTGTGTTCATATTAGGTATGGTAAATCAAACCGTATCACTTGCAATGAAGGACCGTCATTAGAAAATGAGGATATTAACCAAAGTGAATTTACTGAAGTTTTTCATGAAGATGAACTTAGAAGTGGGAGGAGTGAAATATATGAATCCATTAATTATACCGCTAACTTGGGAcaaaatggaagtgcagaaattGATTATCAAGGTGCTTCATCACTTCAGGAAGTGGTCCAAGAATATGGCGTCATAAGTTTTCTGGAAGATTCTGCTGATCCGTGGTTTCGACAAACACCACATAATAATTTTGTAGAGCAAGAACAAATGCAAGAATCACGTGAAAATCGGGTAGGTCACGATTTGCAAGTTGGTGCTGATATCTCGTTCGATATGCCTTCCAATGAGATCAGAGCATCCATCGAAGGAATTGATGGGTTTTATTTTCATGAGGATGATAATATCCACAGGAAGGAACTTAGGGAACTTTTTAGCAG GAGACGTGTCTCAGGTCTTCTTGGAAGTGATTTTCGAGAGAGCTTAAACCGTGTCCTACAATCCCATGCCCAAAGGCTAAGTCATGTATCTAATGATTGGGAACTGGGCAATCCATCATCTTCTTCTGTCTTTATTAAGCAAGAACCAGCACAACAAATCGGTgatcaaaattcaaataatgattTGCACATTGGAAATTGGACACATGGCTCAAATCAGAGCTTGGGAACC GACAATTGGGAGGTCGAAAATGAGTTGAGAAACGAAATGGCCAATTCGGAGGTTGTAAATGAATTGAGAAATGACATAGCTATGCTTCAACAGAGGATGAACAACATGCAAAGCATGCTAGAAGCATGCATGGACATGCAAATAGAGATTCAATGTTTCATACGCCAAGATGTTTCCTCTATATCAAATAGGTCTTTCGTTTCCACAG TTTTACCATCGAATGCAGACTCAACGGAGTACGACTTTTTTAACGAGGAGTCTCAATGGAATCTCATAAAGAGAGGAATTTGCTGCCTATGCCGTGTTACCAAAATCAGTTCATTGTTGTACAG GTGTGGGCACATGTGCCTTTGTTCAAGATGCGCAGAGAATTTGGTCCAGAAAATGGGAAAGTGTCCAATATGTCAAGCTCCCGTAGTTGAGGCCGTTCGAGCTGATTTCATCCAGTGA